The nucleotide window CGGCTTAACCAATAACAACTATAAGGTAAAAATCAACGACAATGAGTATGTTGCAAGAGTTCCTGGAACAGGTACGGAAAAAATAATTGACAGACTGAACGAAAAGATTAATTCATCGATTGCCTACAAGGTTGGGCTTGATAGCCGATCCATTTATTTTAATGAATTTACAGGCTTAAAAATTGTCGATTTTATCGAAAACGCTGAAACATTAAATCCCACTACAGCAAAACGAGAAGACAATATGGAACTAATTGCAAACGTGCTAAAAACTCTTCACACGAGCGGAGAAAAATTCCAAGAGGATTTTGATCCTTTTGTGGGGACGGAATACTATGAGAGAGTTCTATTAGAAGCGAATGGCATGTTATATGATGATTACTTGGATTTGAAAGAAATATTTATGCCTTTAAAAGAGGAGCTAAACCATCTGGGGATTGTGAATGTACCGGGTCACCTTGATGCCCTTCCGGAAAATTTCATTAAGAGCGGGGAAGACAAGCTTTATTTAATTGATTGGGAATACAGCGGAAATTATGACAATTTATATGATGTTGCCGCGGTTTCGCTTGAGTGCAGCTATACAGAGGATGAAGAGGAATTATTCTTTAAAAAGTATTTTGGTAATAATCCTACCGAACAAGAAAGAAGGAAAATAGAAATCCACAAAATAATGCAGGATATGTATTGGAGTATTTGGAGTGCCGCGAAAGTCGCAATGGGAGACCCTTACCTTGCTGATTATACACTTGACCGCTATAACAGAGGGAAAGCGAATTTGTCGAAATACATGAAGACGACTGCTTTATCACAATAAAAGATAGTTTTTGCTAAAAATACAAAGAAATGTGTGGTGGTAAAATGGGTATTATCGGAAATATCGTCATTTATATTATAATGGCTTCAGCAGTAATTGGAGCCATAGCAGCGATCCGCAATGATGAGGACGGCATCGGAAAAGAATTCATCCAAGGACTATATTCTATTGGCCCAATATTTGTACCGGTTGCCGGTATTATGGCATCCGTTCCATATCTGTCACAATTTATCAGTAAGGTGTTTGGACCGGCTTTCGGTGCCATTGGCGCGGACCCGGCAATCGCTGCAACCACGTTCATTGCTGTCGATATGGGCGGGTATCAACTTGCCGATGTACTTGCCGGGTCAAGAGACAGTTGGATTATGGCGATGATCATCGGGTTTATGGCAGGTGCTACCATCGTTTTCAGCATCCCTGTTGGTTTAACAATGCTCGAAAAACGTGATCATAAATATATGGCACTAGGCGTGATGTCAGGTATCCTTAGTGTTCCGCTTGGAGTTTTTATCAGTAGCATCATGATGAAAGTAACTAGCACGAAAGTCCGGGGGGAAGTATCGACAAATTCAGCATCAACGCACATCTTTAACCCTGAATTAGGTACTTTATTATTGAACTTATTACCACTCATAATCGTAGTTATTTTGATTGCCTTAGGTCTGCGTTTAATACCCGACAAAATGATAAAGGGATTTATGTGGTTCGGCAGGTTAATGGATATCGGAATAAAACTTGTCCTAGTATTTTCTATAGTAGAGTATTTTACAGGTATCTTCAGTAAAACATTAGGTGCTTGGGGTTTTGACCCGATTATTGCCGATTCGAAAGATCAGTTCCGTGCCCTGGAGGTGGCCGGATATATTGGCATTATGCTTGCGGGTGCTTTCCCGATGGTCTATATGATTCGGAAGTATTTGGCGAAACCGCTTGAAATAATTGGCGGTAAAATCGGCTTAAGCCCTGAGGGCAGCGCCGGCATACTAGCAGCAGCAGCAAATATTTTAGCCATGTTTAATCTGATTAAACACATGAGACCAAAGGATAAGGTCATCTGCATTTCTTTTTCCGTTACTTCTGCTTTTCTGATTGGTGATCATTTAGCCTTTACAGCAAATTTTCAACCAAATATGATCTTGCCTGTTATGGTTGGAAAACTTAGCGGCGGCATCATTGCGATTATCCTTGCCTATTGGATTTCCGTTCCTAAAGCTTTAGAGCTTGAAAAAATTGATCGTGAAAATGGAGTAATTGGCAAAGAAGAATACCTTAAAAAGGTGCCATCCAAATATAAGAAGGCATTATAAAGTTAAACTTCTATTTAGCCTTTAAAAGGAAGTGGAGGAAAACGATCGTTTCCCTCCACTTCCTTTTTTGTTTTACGATTTTTCTCTACAGGAAATTTATTGTTCAAAAATCGAATGGAAAGATAACCCATTCCATTGTTAACCAGAGGATATTACTTTATATATTTAATAGAGATTTAATTAAGATAACTATTTACAATTAATGGGCCGATTGTTATGATAATATTGTTCAAAATATGAACAACTAAAATGATATATATAATATAACTTAAAATCTAAATGGTTATAAGTAAAAGCTACTATACTTTTAAAAAGGGATGAAGAAGATGCAATCCATAATTTTAGCAGCCGGAATGGGGAAAAGGCTTAAAGAGTTAACGAATAATAATACAAAGTGCATGGTGAAAGTTAACGAAGTAACGATGATTGAAAGAACACTCAAACAACTTGATCGCTTACATTTGTCCAAGATTGTCATTGTTGTAGGTTACAAAGGTGATGAATTAATCGATTTTATTTCTACTTTACATATAGAAACACCGATCGACTATGTCCACAATGATATATATGATAAATCAAACAATATCTATTCACTATTTTTGGCCAAGGATTACCTACTAAAGGAAGATACACTATTACTCGAATCAGACTTGA belongs to Neobacillus sp. OS1-2 and includes:
- the eutH gene encoding ethanolamine utilization protein EutH; its protein translation is MGIIGNIVIYIIMASAVIGAIAAIRNDEDGIGKEFIQGLYSIGPIFVPVAGIMASVPYLSQFISKVFGPAFGAIGADPAIAATTFIAVDMGGYQLADVLAGSRDSWIMAMIIGFMAGATIVFSIPVGLTMLEKRDHKYMALGVMSGILSVPLGVFISSIMMKVTSTKVRGEVSTNSASTHIFNPELGTLLLNLLPLIIVVILIALGLRLIPDKMIKGFMWFGRLMDIGIKLVLVFSIVEYFTGIFSKTLGAWGFDPIIADSKDQFRALEVAGYIGIMLAGAFPMVYMIRKYLAKPLEIIGGKIGLSPEGSAGILAAAANILAMFNLIKHMRPKDKVICISFSVTSAFLIGDHLAFTANFQPNMILPVMVGKLSGGIIAIILAYWISVPKALELEKIDRENGVIGKEEYLKKVPSKYKKAL
- a CDS encoding NTP transferase domain-containing protein, yielding MSQVKQAVILAAGERKSFSIPVGFLELEESTIIERIITILNANGIDQITITTGYKKEFYEELAKKRNVNLVYCDKYKWTGTMNSLALAADYIDGDFLLIESDMVFEERAITYLLNHPNRNCMLLTSESGSGDEALVEIRNDYLHRISKDIHQLNKIDGEFIGLSKISLEAYRQMIEDFKYNKNPYFYYEYALLNIINKHNIGYEKVDDLVWSEIDTVEHYNNLKYMVYPKLKRKEMEVRKKYVQELLSEALDIQPQFIRNIEKLGGLTNNNYKVKINDNEYVARVPGTGTEKIIDRLNEKINSSIAYKVGLDSRSIYFNEFTGLKIVDFIENAETLNPTTAKREDNMELIANVLKTLHTSGEKFQEDFDPFVGTEYYERVLLEANGMLYDDYLDLKEIFMPLKEELNHLGIVNVPGHLDALPENFIKSGEDKLYLIDWEYSGNYDNLYDVAAVSLECSYTEDEEELFFKKYFGNNPTEQERRKIEIHKIMQDMYWSIWSAAKVAMGDPYLADYTLDRYNRGKANLSKYMKTTALSQ